From Alienimonas californiensis, a single genomic window includes:
- the proB gene encoding glutamate 5-kinase, with amino-acid sequence MKRTLVVKVGTNVLSGPDGRPNRDRIASLSAQIARARTPERGVVLVSSGAVGAGLDLLGLDRRPTDLAHLQAAAAAGQARLIRWYDESLRSHGLRAAQILLGADDFRDRTRYLNARNTLATLREFAAVPIVNENDTVSTAEISLGDNDRLAVMTAGLVPAPLLVILTSAPGLCDGDPEQGGKVISLIERWDDGLFRLARSTGTRLGTGGMASKLEAVRDAAAAGVDTILADGRDDDVLDRIVDGQPVGTLIRGEPDAPTAWKRWIGFTLLPAGEITVDFGAVRALNERGRSLLPIGVSAVAGDFPRGGPVRVLTPGGKEFARGLSNYSSNELRRVAGRRTDAIAELLGGVPDVTVIHRDNLTLTRPAAG; translated from the coding sequence GTGAAACGGACGTTGGTGGTGAAAGTCGGCACCAATGTGCTCAGCGGCCCCGACGGCCGCCCGAACCGCGACCGCATCGCCTCGCTGTCCGCCCAGATCGCCCGCGCCCGCACGCCGGAGCGCGGGGTGGTGCTGGTCAGCAGCGGGGCGGTCGGCGCCGGGCTGGACCTGTTGGGGCTGGACCGCCGCCCCACGGACCTCGCCCACCTGCAGGCCGCCGCCGCCGCCGGACAGGCGCGGCTGATCCGCTGGTACGACGAGTCGCTCCGCAGCCACGGCCTGCGGGCCGCGCAGATTTTGCTGGGGGCGGACGACTTCCGCGATCGCACCCGCTACCTGAACGCCCGCAACACGCTGGCGACCCTGCGGGAATTCGCCGCGGTCCCGATCGTCAACGAGAACGACACCGTCTCCACCGCGGAGATTTCGCTCGGCGACAACGACCGCCTCGCCGTGATGACCGCCGGCCTGGTGCCGGCCCCGCTGTTGGTGATCCTGACGAGCGCCCCGGGCCTGTGCGACGGCGACCCGGAGCAGGGCGGGAAGGTCATCTCCCTGATCGAACGCTGGGACGACGGGCTGTTCCGCCTGGCCCGCAGCACCGGCACGCGGCTGGGCACTGGGGGGATGGCCTCAAAGCTCGAAGCCGTCCGGGACGCGGCGGCGGCGGGGGTGGACACGATCCTCGCCGACGGCCGCGACGACGACGTGCTCGATCGCATCGTCGACGGCCAGCCGGTCGGCACGCTGATCCGCGGCGAGCCGGACGCCCCCACCGCCTGGAAGCGGTGGATCGGCTTCACCCTGCTGCCCGCCGGCGAGATCACCGTCGATTTCGGCGCCGTCCGCGCCCTGAACGAACGTGGCCGCAGCCTGCTGCCGATCGGCGTGAGCGCCGTCGCCGGCGACTTCCCCCGCGGCGGCCCGGTGCGGGTGCTCACGCCGGGCGGCAAGGAGTTCGCCCGGGGCTTGTCGAACTATTCCTCGAACGAACTCCGCCGGGTCGCCGGCCGCCGCACCGACGCCATTGCCGAACTGCTCGGCGGGGTACCGGACGTGACGGTCATCCACCGCGACAACCTGACCCTCACCCGCCCCGCCGCGGGGTGA
- a CDS encoding 3-keto-disaccharide hydrolase produces MTSLALCLALCAAAPVQTETSDDGWVSMFDGKSLDGWKINEDGAWAVEDGAIKVSGNRSHLFHNKELRNFVFETEVKTTPGSNSGIFICTKYQDEGWPEQGYEVQVNVSHGDPVKSGSLYNTVKRFDAGVKDGEWYTQRIEVRGDKVRVSINDELLYEFVEPPGVSISRKLGKGVIALQAHDPNSVVYFRNLKYKDLSGE; encoded by the coding sequence ATGACGTCGCTCGCCCTCTGCCTGGCCCTTTGCGCGGCCGCCCCGGTTCAAACGGAGACCTCCGACGACGGCTGGGTCTCCATGTTCGACGGCAAGTCCCTCGACGGCTGGAAGATCAACGAGGACGGCGCCTGGGCCGTCGAGGACGGGGCGATCAAGGTCAGCGGGAACCGCTCTCACCTGTTCCACAACAAGGAACTGCGGAACTTCGTCTTTGAGACCGAGGTGAAGACCACCCCCGGCAGCAACTCCGGCATTTTCATCTGCACGAAGTACCAGGACGAAGGCTGGCCGGAGCAGGGCTACGAGGTGCAGGTGAACGTCTCCCACGGCGACCCGGTGAAGTCCGGCTCGCTGTACAACACCGTCAAGCGGTTCGACGCCGGCGTGAAGGACGGCGAGTGGTACACGCAGCGGATCGAAGTCCGCGGCGACAAGGTGCGGGTCTCGATCAACGACGAACTGCTGTACGAGTTCGTCGAGCCGCCCGGCGTCTCGATCTCCCGCAAGCTGGGCAAGGGCGTGATCGCCCTGCAGGCCCACGACCCGAACAGCGTCGTCTACTTTCGCAATCTGAAGTACAAGGATCTCTCCGGTGAGTGA
- a CDS encoding amidophosphoribosyltransferase, translated as MAELHHECGVAAVYHLPPESEPGDGPADWHRSGDPGPSPLAPRVNKVPRPDQTSRLIPRVLLDIQNRGQLAAGMTSFDPKRPEVLSTLRGVGSVTEVFRLNREPKYQALMNQHGGAAAIGHVRYATCGPEDPNYAQPFERRHLELRKWFAFGFNGQLANYTELRDEILAAGDRHLSRETDTEILLHLFSKELSADPHCSPAELMSRVGRHLDGAYNVVFLNARGEMFAARDPLGIRPLCWAREGRMFAVASESVALANLGFRHESIRDVEPGTVVSVRNGRVEVEQFAAPPAEEDRQTAHCFFEWIYFANVASKMDDRDVYSVRKHLGEALARQEELLMDEDTIVVPVPDTAKAAADAMAYGLGVPCLEGLLRNRYVGRTFIEGGNRADKARLKYTPLPEVLAGKKVLLVEDTIVRSTTMRALIDQLRERGRAAEVHVRVACPPIVAPCFYGIDMSTVQELFAPRYLERPGEPPRELDAEVERAMADELGADSLRYLPVASIAEAVQMARTSLCQACIDRRYPTPQGRKLYQLALAPNSGDGRTYAQATQVS; from the coding sequence ATGGCGGAACTGCATCACGAGTGCGGCGTCGCCGCCGTCTATCACCTTCCCCCGGAGTCGGAACCGGGCGACGGTCCCGCGGACTGGCATCGCTCCGGAGACCCGGGCCCCAGCCCGCTGGCGCCCCGCGTCAATAAGGTCCCCCGGCCGGATCAGACCAGCCGGCTGATCCCCCGCGTGCTGTTGGATATCCAGAACCGCGGGCAACTCGCCGCGGGGATGACTTCCTTCGACCCGAAGCGGCCGGAGGTACTCTCCACGCTGCGGGGCGTCGGCAGCGTCACCGAGGTCTTTCGGCTGAACCGGGAGCCGAAGTACCAGGCCTTGATGAACCAGCACGGCGGCGCCGCGGCGATCGGCCACGTGCGGTACGCCACCTGCGGCCCGGAGGACCCGAACTACGCCCAGCCGTTCGAGCGCCGCCACCTCGAACTGCGCAAGTGGTTCGCGTTCGGCTTCAACGGGCAGTTGGCGAACTACACGGAGCTCCGCGACGAAATTCTCGCCGCCGGCGATCGGCACCTCTCCCGGGAGACCGATACCGAGATCCTGCTCCACCTCTTCTCCAAAGAACTCTCCGCGGACCCCCACTGCTCCCCCGCGGAGCTGATGTCCCGCGTCGGGCGGCACCTGGACGGGGCGTACAACGTCGTGTTCCTGAACGCCCGCGGCGAGATGTTCGCCGCCCGCGATCCGCTGGGCATCCGGCCGCTCTGCTGGGCCCGGGAAGGCCGCATGTTCGCAGTCGCCAGCGAGTCGGTCGCCCTGGCGAACCTCGGGTTCCGGCACGAAAGCATCCGCGACGTCGAACCCGGCACGGTGGTCAGCGTGCGCAACGGGCGGGTCGAAGTCGAACAGTTCGCCGCCCCCCCCGCCGAGGAGGACCGCCAGACGGCCCACTGCTTCTTCGAGTGGATCTACTTCGCGAACGTCGCCAGCAAGATGGACGACCGCGACGTCTACTCCGTCCGCAAGCACCTGGGCGAGGCGCTGGCCCGGCAGGAAGAGTTGCTGATGGACGAGGACACGATCGTCGTCCCGGTCCCCGACACCGCCAAGGCCGCCGCGGACGCGATGGCCTACGGCCTCGGCGTGCCCTGTTTGGAAGGGCTGCTGCGGAACCGTTACGTCGGCCGGACCTTCATCGAGGGCGGCAACCGGGCGGACAAGGCCCGCCTGAAATACACCCCGCTGCCGGAAGTGCTCGCGGGGAAAAAGGTGTTGCTCGTCGAGGACACGATCGTCCGCAGCACCACGATGCGGGCGCTGATCGACCAGCTCCGCGAGCGCGGCCGGGCCGCCGAGGTCCATGTGCGGGTCGCCTGTCCGCCGATCGTCGCCCCCTGCTTTTACGGGATCGACATGAGCACCGTGCAGGAGCTGTTCGCCCCGCGGTACCTCGAGCGCCCCGGCGAACCGCCGCGGGAGTTGGACGCGGAGGTCGAACGGGCGATGGCGGACGAACTGGGGGCCGATTCGCTGCGGTATCTGCCGGTCGCCAGCATCGCCGAGGCGGTGCAGATGGCCCGGACGAGCCTCTGCCAGGCCTGCATCGACCGCCGCTACCCGACCCCGCAGGGCCGCAAGCTGTACCAGTTGGCGCTCGCCCCCAACTCCGGCGACGGCCGCACCTACGCCCAGGCCACGCAGGTCTCGTAG
- a CDS encoding alkaline phosphatase family protein translates to MSDGTNPGNAAGRSIGKRCVVLSIPGLRERDLAGMPRLLALMESGVTVPLEPEFPAVTCPVHAALTTGVGPSEHGVIANGFYWREGSEVPERSRPGTVELWTAWDAAVQAPRVWDWLRDADPALTSAVWFPMPAKGANAETICTPAPIHNPDGSESLWCYTKPTELYGELKEELGHFPLMNFWGPLSAVKSSQWIADSAVLAQKSHPTRFAFVYLPHLDYAAQKFGPDSAEHERAVGELDAVIGSLANGLEEAFAGDPCTWIVAGEYAITPVSGPVYPNRVLREAGLFTPIEKDGQEHFDPSATQAFAVCDHQFAHVYLRDPSNEADVNYAREALGTTAGISQVYIGEHRAEIGMDHPRAGDLVLTSEPDRWFAYYWWTDDAKAPPFARTVDIHRKPGYDPVEMFLKPGTRETPLDATLVKGSHGLTRATGGGEGTDTVLLISDPELRPAGGPATHAEIPDLVLRSLTQVD, encoded by the coding sequence GTGAGTGACGGAACCAACCCGGGGAACGCCGCCGGCCGGTCGATCGGCAAACGGTGCGTCGTCCTGTCGATTCCGGGCCTGCGGGAGCGGGACCTGGCGGGGATGCCGCGTCTGCTGGCGCTGATGGAATCGGGCGTCACGGTGCCGCTGGAGCCGGAGTTCCCGGCGGTCACCTGCCCGGTGCACGCCGCCCTGACGACCGGCGTCGGCCCGTCCGAGCACGGTGTGATCGCCAACGGGTTCTACTGGCGCGAGGGCTCCGAAGTGCCGGAGCGCTCCCGCCCGGGCACCGTCGAACTGTGGACCGCCTGGGACGCCGCTGTGCAGGCGCCGCGGGTGTGGGACTGGCTGCGCGACGCCGACCCGGCCCTCACCAGCGCCGTCTGGTTCCCCATGCCGGCCAAGGGGGCGAACGCGGAGACGATCTGCACCCCGGCCCCCATTCACAACCCGGACGGCTCCGAATCGCTCTGGTGCTACACCAAGCCGACGGAGCTGTACGGCGAGTTGAAGGAGGAACTGGGCCACTTCCCGCTGATGAACTTCTGGGGGCCGCTGTCGGCCGTGAAGAGTTCGCAGTGGATCGCGGACTCCGCCGTGCTGGCCCAGAAGTCGCACCCCACGCGGTTCGCGTTTGTCTACCTGCCGCACCTCGATTACGCCGCCCAGAAGTTCGGCCCGGACAGCGCCGAGCACGAGCGTGCCGTCGGCGAGTTGGACGCGGTGATCGGCTCACTGGCCAACGGCCTCGAAGAGGCCTTCGCCGGGGACCCGTGCACCTGGATCGTCGCCGGGGAGTACGCGATCACCCCGGTCAGCGGCCCGGTTTATCCGAACCGGGTCCTGCGGGAGGCGGGGCTGTTCACTCCGATCGAGAAGGACGGGCAGGAGCACTTCGATCCATCCGCGACTCAGGCGTTCGCGGTTTGCGATCACCAATTCGCGCACGTCTACCTCCGTGACCCGTCGAACGAAGCGGACGTGAACTACGCCCGTGAGGCACTGGGGACCACGGCGGGGATCAGTCAGGTCTACATCGGTGAGCATCGGGCCGAGATCGGCATGGATCACCCACGGGCCGGGGATCTGGTGCTGACGTCGGAGCCGGATCGCTGGTTCGCCTATTACTGGTGGACCGATGACGCCAAGGCCCCGCCGTTCGCCCGCACCGTCGACATCCACCGCAAGCCGGGTTACGACCCGGTGGAGATGTTCCTCAAGCCTGGCACCCGCGAGACCCCGCTGGACGCCACGCTGGTGAAGGGTTCGCATGGCCTGACCCGGGCGACCGGCGGCGGGGAAGGCACGGACACCGTCCTGCTGATCTCTGACCCGGAACTCCGCCCCGCCGGCGGGCCGGCGACGCACGCGGAGATCCCCGACCTCGTGCTCCGCAGCCTGACGCAGGTGGACTGA
- a CDS encoding pseudouridine synthase, with protein sequence MTVPSRPADPRAGSPGGGSSGSVPAKATSAARPVPPPVVPAPPTPGPPKVEEEGIRLQRFLAAAGFGARRECEELITAGRVTIEDKVVTELGTKVVPGEQEVHVDGERVKVAPRKYYLLNKPAGVLCTNRDPHGRPRAVDLVEAGDTRLFTVGRLDEHSRGLLIVTNDGELTQKLAHPRNRVIRKYRLQVAGVPTPETLRNLRKGLHFEEGLFRLTTAKRIKTHGSSATVEVELAQGRNREIRRLFARVGHKVMQLERIQFGPLKLGDLAPGKFRPLTREEVRALQLLKPEDADRAPHAIGRSAKAKRPGNQPPKGFGGKGGFGGKGGAGKGPGGYGPPDKKGHGGGLRGGARPSGRGRR encoded by the coding sequence GTGACCGTCCCGTCCCGCCCCGCCGACCCCCGCGCCGGCTCCCCGGGCGGCGGGTCTTCCGGTTCCGTCCCCGCCAAAGCGACCTCCGCCGCCAGGCCGGTTCCGCCGCCGGTCGTGCCGGCCCCGCCCACGCCGGGGCCGCCGAAGGTTGAGGAAGAAGGCATTCGGCTGCAACGCTTCCTCGCCGCCGCGGGCTTCGGCGCCCGGCGCGAGTGCGAGGAACTGATCACCGCCGGCCGGGTGACGATCGAGGACAAGGTCGTTACCGAACTGGGCACGAAGGTCGTGCCGGGCGAGCAGGAGGTCCACGTGGACGGGGAGCGGGTGAAAGTCGCCCCCCGCAAGTACTACCTGCTGAACAAGCCGGCCGGCGTGCTGTGCACCAACCGCGACCCGCACGGCCGGCCGCGGGCGGTCGATCTGGTGGAGGCGGGCGACACGCGGCTGTTCACCGTCGGCCGCCTGGACGAACACAGCCGCGGCCTGCTGATCGTCACCAACGACGGCGAACTGACCCAGAAGCTCGCCCACCCGCGGAACCGGGTCATCCGCAAGTACCGTTTGCAGGTGGCCGGCGTGCCGACGCCGGAGACGCTGCGGAACCTGCGGAAGGGTTTGCACTTCGAGGAGGGGCTGTTCCGCCTGACCACGGCCAAGCGGATCAAAACGCACGGCAGCAGCGCCACGGTCGAGGTCGAGCTCGCCCAGGGCCGGAACCGCGAGATCCGCCGGCTGTTCGCGCGGGTGGGACACAAGGTGATGCAGCTCGAGCGGATCCAGTTCGGCCCGCTGAAGCTGGGCGATCTGGCCCCCGGCAAGTTTCGCCCGCTGACCCGGGAAGAGGTGCGGGCCCTCCAGCTCCTGAAGCCGGAGGACGCCGACCGGGCGCCCCACGCGATCGGCCGATCCGCCAAGGCGAAGCGGCCGGGCAACCAGCCGCCCAAGGGCTTCGGCGGGAAGGGCGGTTTCGGCGGGAAGGGCGGCGCCGGCAAGGGGCCGGGCGGCTACGGTCCGCCGGACAAGAAGGGCCACGGCGGGGGCCTCCGCGGCGGCGCCCGTCCCAGCGGCCGGGGTCGTCGATGA
- a CDS encoding Ig-like domain-containing protein yields the protein MTAPAPDPLAALDAAGRRLRRAALVAGLAKTAAVVGLATLAVAAADAFGGGFDPKELRTARWALAGLTVAAALRWLGGPLLRRPDRASLAAAADRLAGGNDRLAAALSSPTAAAGPLRERLLGERLLGAAAFVPPAPRRGRLRGALAALLLCGTLVGAWLAADPSTATAAAARLTGTAGLEPLRLEVGGRLVPRGRLEIPLAAGTETTIQAVAPGDRSIGAVRWRVAGATLTPLEPGVVRVAVAAAPVTVAASADGFRSALLTLRPIAAPAVAGFQVVVEPPGRPQKTFRTPTTVSVEPADRVAVGIVAAPPADVRVVTPAGGPEVRRDGDRWLLRRLRPGDWPVGVALAPRERPFAPAPTDDAAPRPLFTLRVRQDVPPRVALARPAEGATVTPSGTTSIEAQADDDRPALRLELSARGEVLQTAESGAASTVTATVELSPPVELAPGDEFTVAAAATDARGQRTETPPRTVRVVSPEEKRDELEAAVPPPAAALRRAADAAADLRTRLAEGTPVDPAEVRRTLDRLETDFAAPVRDAVAEANRNAVPAGPRLAAAEREEREALPTIRLAADRLRTALRGGEAGAAAKELSDELAASAGRLGEALADAAGAETAEALREEQLTLTERTAAAARDGGETAAELAEEQRTIATALGTLRDGPAAEALRTAARELAAGRLADAVARQREALARWNDTAEAPGSDSSPADPADRREALTTLAARQRAAATALRSMIDEGLTGRRALRALREVGDEESAIADELAAFAGSADAVTAAAAGASADEARAVAAGVEDRREAGDLFPLAERAAARLEALAGGPDDAPPTESGEGSPPDSSAEGLDADALARWQRFLRDRTLAEAPDLPALAAEQRALAAAAPAEAPIADPATEAAARLADGAPAAAAERQQAVLDLLATLGGGATASPAPEPLASDPLTPEPSAASPTGPEPGTLPDAGTEEAAVSGTAGGSAGLGGSSGTGGSSGSPASGPHAPWGRLPARLRERLADAADAPAAPGFAGLTARYRARLGETADSSSSPPASPSVSPPSNSLP from the coding sequence GTGACGGCGCCCGCCCCGGACCCGCTAGCCGCCCTGGACGCCGCCGGGCGCCGGCTGAGGCGGGCGGCGCTGGTCGCCGGACTGGCGAAGACGGCGGCGGTCGTCGGACTGGCGACGCTGGCCGTGGCGGCGGCGGACGCGTTCGGCGGCGGGTTCGATCCGAAGGAGCTGCGGACCGCCCGCTGGGCCCTCGCCGGGCTGACGGTCGCGGCGGCGCTGCGGTGGCTGGGCGGCCCGCTGCTCCGACGGCCGGACCGGGCCTCCCTCGCCGCCGCGGCCGACCGGCTCGCCGGGGGGAACGACCGACTGGCGGCGGCGCTGTCCTCCCCGACCGCCGCGGCCGGCCCGCTGCGGGAGCGCCTGCTGGGGGAGCGCCTGCTGGGGGCCGCGGCGTTCGTCCCGCCCGCCCCCCGCCGCGGCCGGCTGCGGGGGGCGCTCGCGGCGCTGCTGCTCTGCGGAACGCTGGTCGGGGCGTGGCTCGCGGCGGACCCGTCGACCGCCACCGCCGCCGCCGCCCGCCTCACCGGCACGGCGGGATTGGAACCGCTGCGGCTGGAGGTCGGCGGGCGGCTCGTGCCGCGGGGCCGGCTGGAGATTCCCCTCGCCGCGGGCACGGAGACGACGATCCAGGCCGTCGCCCCCGGCGACCGCTCGATCGGCGCCGTCCGCTGGCGGGTCGCCGGGGCGACGCTCACGCCGTTGGAGCCCGGCGTCGTCCGCGTCGCGGTCGCCGCGGCGCCGGTCACGGTCGCGGCCTCCGCGGACGGGTTCCGCTCCGCCCTGCTCACCCTGCGGCCGATCGCGGCCCCGGCGGTCGCCGGCTTTCAGGTCGTCGTCGAACCGCCGGGGCGTCCGCAGAAGACGTTCCGCACGCCGACGACCGTCTCGGTCGAACCGGCCGATCGGGTGGCGGTCGGGATCGTCGCGGCTCCGCCGGCGGACGTGCGCGTCGTTACGCCGGCCGGCGGGCCCGAGGTCCGCCGCGACGGCGACCGCTGGCTCCTCCGCCGCCTGCGGCCCGGCGATTGGCCGGTGGGCGTCGCCCTCGCCCCCCGCGAGCGGCCGTTCGCCCCCGCCCCGACCGACGACGCCGCGCCGCGACCGCTGTTCACGCTGCGGGTCCGGCAGGACGTCCCCCCCCGCGTCGCCCTCGCCCGCCCCGCAGAGGGCGCCACGGTCACGCCGAGCGGAACCACCTCGATCGAGGCGCAGGCCGACGACGACCGCCCCGCCCTGCGGCTGGAACTGTCCGCGAGGGGAGAAGTGCTGCAGACAGCCGAATCCGGCGCGGCGTCCACCGTCACGGCGACCGTCGAGCTCTCCCCCCCCGTCGAGTTGGCGCCGGGCGATGAGTTCACGGTGGCCGCCGCCGCGACCGACGCCCGCGGGCAACGCACGGAGACGCCGCCACGGACGGTGCGGGTGGTCTCGCCGGAGGAGAAGCGGGACGAACTGGAGGCGGCCGTCCCCCCGCCCGCCGCCGCCCTGCGGCGGGCCGCCGACGCCGCCGCCGACTTGCGGACGCGGCTGGCGGAGGGAACCCCCGTCGACCCGGCGGAGGTGCGGCGGACGCTGGACCGCCTGGAAACCGACTTCGCCGCCCCGGTGCGGGACGCGGTCGCGGAGGCGAACCGCAACGCCGTCCCGGCCGGCCCGCGGCTGGCCGCGGCGGAGCGGGAGGAACGGGAAGCCCTGCCGACGATCCGCCTCGCCGCCGACCGCCTGCGAACGGCGCTGCGGGGGGGCGAGGCGGGGGCCGCGGCGAAGGAGTTGTCGGACGAGCTCGCCGCGAGCGCCGGCCGGCTGGGGGAGGCGCTCGCCGACGCCGCGGGGGCCGAGACGGCCGAAGCGTTGCGAGAGGAGCAGCTCACCCTGACGGAGCGCACGGCGGCCGCGGCCCGCGACGGCGGAGAGACCGCCGCCGAGCTGGCCGAGGAACAACGCACGATCGCCACCGCGCTGGGCACGCTCCGCGACGGGCCGGCGGCGGAGGCCCTGCGGACCGCGGCCCGGGAGTTGGCGGCGGGACGACTCGCCGACGCCGTCGCCCGCCAGCGGGAGGCTCTGGCCCGCTGGAACGACACGGCCGAGGCTCCCGGTTCCGACAGTTCTCCCGCCGACCCGGCGGACCGGAGGGAAGCGCTGACGACCCTCGCCGCCCGGCAGCGAGCCGCGGCGACAGCGCTGCGAAGCATGATCGACGAAGGGCTCACGGGCCGTCGCGCCCTGCGGGCGCTGCGGGAGGTGGGGGACGAGGAATCGGCGATCGCCGACGAACTTGCCGCGTTCGCCGGTTCGGCCGACGCCGTGACCGCCGCGGCGGCGGGGGCCTCCGCGGACGAGGCCCGGGCGGTCGCGGCGGGCGTGGAAGACCGGCGGGAGGCGGGCGACCTGTTCCCCCTCGCCGAGCGAGCCGCGGCCCGGTTGGAGGCGCTGGCCGGGGGTCCCGACGACGCTCCGCCGACTGAATCCGGGGAGGGATCGCCGCCGGACAGTTCCGCCGAGGGACTCGACGCCGACGCGCTGGCCCGGTGGCAGCGGTTCCTGCGGGACCGCACGCTGGCGGAGGCCCCGGATCTGCCGGCCCTCGCCGCGGAGCAGCGGGCGCTCGCCGCGGCGGCGCCGGCCGAGGCGCCGATCGCCGACCCAGCGACGGAGGCGGCGGCCCGCTTGGCCGACGGCGCCCCCGCCGCCGCCGCGGAGCGGCAGCAGGCCGTGCTAGACCTGTTGGCGACGCTGGGCGGCGGGGCGACGGCGTCCCCGGCGCCGGAACCCTTGGCGTCGGACCCCCTGACGCCCGAACCCTCCGCCGCATCGCCGACGGGGCCGGAGCCGGGTACACTGCCGGACGCGGGCACGGAGGAGGCCGCCGTCTCGGGAACCGCGGGGGGCTCCGCGGGGCTGGGCGGTTCGTCCGGGACCGGTGGTTCGTCCGGCTCCCCCGCCAGCGGGCCGCACGCTCCTTGGGGCCGCCTGCCGGCCCGATTGCGGGAGCGACTGGCCGACGCCGCGGACGCCCCCGCCGCCCCGGGCTTCGCGGGCCTCACCGCCCGCTACCGCGCCCGCCTCGGCGAGACGGCCGATTCGTCATCTTCGCCTCCCGCGTCCCCGTCCGTTTCCCCCCCGTCGAACTCTCTCCCGTGA
- a CDS encoding acyl-CoA thioesterase has protein sequence MNRSHTTEIRVRYAETDAMGVLHHAGYLIYFEIGRTEALREDGGSYADVEKAGRFLVVVEANVKYRSPARYDDLLTLVTTVSRVTPAKLEHEYELRRGEKLIATGHTVLACVDAEGKVHRVSDALPALAELM, from the coding sequence ATGAACCGCTCCCACACCACCGAGATCCGCGTTCGCTACGCCGAGACGGATGCGATGGGCGTGCTTCATCACGCCGGCTACCTGATCTACTTCGAAATCGGCCGCACCGAAGCCCTCCGCGAGGACGGCGGCAGCTACGCGGACGTGGAGAAGGCCGGGCGGTTTCTGGTCGTGGTCGAAGCGAACGTGAAGTACCGCAGCCCGGCCCGCTACGACGATCTGCTGACGCTCGTCACCACCGTCTCCCGCGTCACCCCGGCGAAGCTGGAACACGAATACGAACTGCGACGGGGCGAAAAGCTCATCGCTACCGGGCATACGGTGCTGGCCTGCGTGGACGCCGAGGGGAAGGTGCACCGCGTCAGCGACGCGCTGCCCGCCCTGGCCGAGTTGATGTAG
- a CDS encoding dihydroorotate dehydrogenase electron transfer subunit — protein MSGPAVMPHADAVQTAATVGLQERIARDTYALVLEQPDVADRIEPGQFLMLRLPGRDDPLLGRPFALYDVGSDRTSFSIGYLVVGKMTRLMTGLRAGDEVEVWGPLGNGFPRPPAPDAGPVLMVAGGIGQTPFLAAGREILGAVAYGERGRFAAPAHPPELLYGARSKEYVAETEQFESRGIPVSVATDDGSAGHHGFVTELLERRLTAEPRPSRVYTCGPEPMMKAVAKLCAAAGVPCWASLESPMACGFGACFSCVVKVRDADSTDGWDYRRSCLEGPVFPAEVLTFD, from the coding sequence ATGAGCGGCCCCGCCGTGATGCCCCACGCGGACGCGGTGCAAACCGCCGCGACCGTCGGCCTGCAGGAGCGGATCGCCCGGGACACCTACGCCCTGGTCCTGGAACAGCCGGACGTCGCCGACCGGATCGAGCCGGGGCAGTTCCTGATGCTCAGGCTGCCGGGCCGCGACGACCCGCTGCTGGGCCGGCCGTTCGCCCTGTACGACGTGGGATCGGACCGCACGTCGTTTTCGATCGGCTACCTGGTCGTCGGCAAGATGACCCGGCTCATGACGGGGTTGCGGGCCGGCGACGAAGTGGAAGTCTGGGGGCCGCTGGGGAACGGTTTCCCCCGCCCGCCGGCGCCGGACGCCGGTCCCGTGCTGATGGTCGCCGGCGGCATCGGACAGACGCCGTTCCTTGCCGCGGGGCGGGAGATCCTCGGCGCCGTCGCCTACGGCGAACGCGGTCGCTTCGCCGCCCCGGCTCATCCGCCCGAATTGTTGTACGGCGCGCGTTCCAAGGAGTACGTCGCGGAGACGGAACAGTTCGAGTCGCGGGGCATCCCGGTCTCGGTCGCCACGGACGACGGCAGCGCCGGACATCACGGGTTCGTTACTGAGTTGTTGGAACGCCGGCTGACGGCGGAACCGCGCCCCTCCCGGGTCTACACCTGCGGGCCGGAGCCGATGATGAAGGCCGTCGCCAAACTGTGCGCCGCGGCCGGCGTGCCCTGCTGGGCCAGTTTGGAGAGCCCCATGGCCTGCGGGTTCGGGGCCTGCTTCAGTTGCGTGGTGAAGGTGCGGGACGCGGACTCGACGGACGGCTGGGACTACCGCCGCAGTTGCCTGGAGGGCCCGGTCTTCCCCGCCGAAGTGCTCACGTTCGACTGA